A genome region from Pygocentrus nattereri isolate fPygNat1 chromosome 10, fPygNat1.pri, whole genome shotgun sequence includes the following:
- the stmn4l gene encoding stathmin-like 4, like isoform X1, producing MTLAAYREKMRELPLVSLFCSCILPEPKEKPSKNTPQGVVDLNLCIIKDMEVIELNKRASGQAFEVILRPPSFDGQREFHPTIPPRRDPSLEEIQKKLDAAEERRKCQEAELLKHLAEKREHERGVAQKAIDEQNNFIKMAKEKLEQRMEINKENREAHIAAMLERLQEKDKHAEEVRKNKEQMELDWQ from the exons ATGACTCTCGCAG CGTAcagagagaagatgagagagcTCCCCCTGGTGTCCCTCTTCTGCTCCTGCATCCTACCAGAGCCTAAAGAGAAACCCTCCAAAAACACACCGCAAG GTGTGGTGGACCTGAACTTGTGCATTATTAAAGACATGGAGGTGATAGAGCTGAATAAGCGTGCATCCGGCCAGGCCTTCGAGGTCATCCTCAGACCCCCATCGTTCGACGGCCAGCGCGAGTTCCACCCCACCATCCCTCCTCGCCGGGACCCCTCATTGGAGGAGATCCAGAAGAAACTGGACGCGGCAGAGGAACGGAGAAAG TGCCAGGAAGCGGAGCTGCTGAAGCACCTGGCCGAGAAGAGAGAGCATGAGCGCGGAGTCGCTCAGAAAGCGATAGACGAGCAAAACAACTTCATCAAGATGGCCAAGGAGAAGCTGGAGCAGAGGATGGAGATCAACAAAGAGAACAGGGAAGCTCACATCGCCGCCATGCTGGAGCGTCTTCAGGAGAAG GACAAGCACGCTGAGGAGGTGAGGAAAAATAAGGAGCAGATGGAGCTGGACTGGCAGTAG
- the stmn4l gene encoding stathmin-like 4, like isoform X2, giving the protein MTLAAYREKMRELPLVSLFCSCILPEPKEKPSKNTPQGVVDLNLCIIKDMEVIELNKRASGQAFEVILRPPSFDGQREFHPTIPPRRDPSLEEIQKKLDAAEERRKCQEAELLKHLAEKREHERGVAQKAIDEQNNFIKMAKEKLEQRMEINKENREAHIAAMLERLQEKDKHAEEVP; this is encoded by the exons ATGACTCTCGCAG CGTAcagagagaagatgagagagcTCCCCCTGGTGTCCCTCTTCTGCTCCTGCATCCTACCAGAGCCTAAAGAGAAACCCTCCAAAAACACACCGCAAG GTGTGGTGGACCTGAACTTGTGCATTATTAAAGACATGGAGGTGATAGAGCTGAATAAGCGTGCATCCGGCCAGGCCTTCGAGGTCATCCTCAGACCCCCATCGTTCGACGGCCAGCGCGAGTTCCACCCCACCATCCCTCCTCGCCGGGACCCCTCATTGGAGGAGATCCAGAAGAAACTGGACGCGGCAGAGGAACGGAGAAAG TGCCAGGAAGCGGAGCTGCTGAAGCACCTGGCCGAGAAGAGAGAGCATGAGCGCGGAGTCGCTCAGAAAGCGATAGACGAGCAAAACAACTTCATCAAGATGGCCAAGGAGAAGCTGGAGCAGAGGATGGAGATCAACAAAGAGAACAGGGAAGCTCACATCGCCGCCATGCTGGAGCGTCTTCAGGAGAAG GACAAGCACGCTGAGGAG GTGCCATGA
- the il17a/f1 gene encoding interleukin 17a/f1, with protein MKSVLNITLLTVVCVISMAVLGVRGASIVQNHPKQSDHKSRSYFLTLDNLDKDSASSIRPINNDSISPWEYTLVRDSDYIPEVISTAKCLLTGCLNTKGEEILDVESKPIMRQILVLKKVKADEKSYQLKLAYKTISVGCTCVRPYVQQV; from the exons ATGAAGTCTGTTCTGAACATCACACTTCTCACG GTGGTCTGCGTGATCAGTATGGCTGTGTTAGGGGTCCGGGGGGCTTCCATAGTGCAGAACCATCCCAAACAGAGTGACCACAAGTCACGCTCATACTTCCTGACTCTGGATAATCTGGACAAGGACTCAGCCAGCTCCATCCGGCCAATCAACAACGACTCCATCTCTCCATGGGAATACAC ACTTGTCAGAGATAGCGACTACATCCCCGAGGTCATCTCGACCGCCAAGTGTCTGCTGACCGGATGTCTGAACACGAAGGGAGAGGAGATCCTGGACGTGGAATCCAAACCCATAATGAGGCAAATCCTGGTGCTCAAGAAGGTCAAAGCTGACGAGAAAAGCTACCAGTTAAAACTGGCTTATAAGACCATCTCTGTGGGCTGCACTTGCGTCCGGCCATACGTCCAGCAGGTCTGA